One Nocardia iowensis DNA window includes the following coding sequences:
- the hemW gene encoding radical SAM family heme chaperone HemW yields MPVGTETSGPVLGDFGGGAFGIYVHVPFCATRCGYCDFNTYTAGELGTSASPQSWLDALRGELATAAAQFAALPTTTPEVATIFVGGGTPSLLGGDGLASVLDAVRVNFTLAADAEVTTESNPESTSPEFFERIRAAGFTRVSLGMQSAAAHVLKVLDRTHTPGRAVAAAQEARAAGFDHVNLDLIYGTPGERDSDLDASLDAVLAAGVDHVSAYSLIVEDGTALARRVRRGELPAPDDDVLAVRYERIDARLTAAGLTWYEVSNWAASEAAACRHNLGYWDGGDWLGAGPGAHSHVGGVRWWNIKHPARYADRVADGGLPAAGWETLTSDERYTERVMLAVRLRTGLPLADLDPTSAAAADRVIADGLATRSGDRLVLTDRGRLLADGVVRQLLVP; encoded by the coding sequence ATCCCTGTTGGCACCGAGACGTCGGGGCCGGTGCTCGGTGATTTCGGGGGTGGGGCGTTCGGGATCTACGTGCATGTGCCGTTCTGTGCGACACGCTGTGGGTACTGCGATTTCAACACCTATACGGCGGGTGAGCTCGGGACCTCAGCGTCGCCGCAGTCGTGGCTGGACGCACTGCGGGGCGAGTTGGCCACTGCGGCGGCTCAGTTCGCGGCGCTTCCGACGACGACGCCCGAGGTTGCGACGATCTTCGTCGGCGGGGGCACCCCTTCGCTGCTCGGCGGGGACGGCCTGGCGTCGGTTCTCGATGCGGTGCGCGTGAACTTCACCCTCGCCGCGGATGCCGAGGTGACCACCGAGTCCAACCCGGAATCCACCTCGCCGGAATTCTTCGAGCGGATCCGCGCGGCGGGCTTTACCCGTGTCTCGCTCGGCATGCAATCCGCCGCCGCGCACGTACTGAAAGTGCTCGACCGCACCCACACCCCTGGCCGCGCGGTCGCCGCCGCACAAGAGGCCCGCGCGGCCGGGTTCGACCATGTGAACCTCGACCTGATCTACGGCACCCCCGGCGAACGCGACAGCGACCTCGATGCCAGCCTCGACGCGGTACTCGCCGCGGGCGTCGACCACGTCTCCGCCTACTCGCTGATCGTCGAAGACGGCACCGCACTGGCCCGCCGCGTCCGCCGCGGCGAACTCCCCGCCCCGGACGACGACGTCCTCGCCGTCCGCTACGAACGCATCGACGCCCGCCTCACCGCCGCAGGCCTGACCTGGTACGAGGTATCCAATTGGGCCGCAAGCGAAGCCGCGGCCTGTCGGCACAACCTCGGCTACTGGGACGGTGGCGACTGGCTCGGCGCGGGCCCCGGCGCGCACAGCCATGTCGGCGGCGTCCGCTGGTGGAACATCAAACACCCCGCCCGCTACGCCGACCGCGTGGCCGACGGCGGCCTCCCCGCCGCAGGCTGGGAAACCCTGACCTCCGACGAGCGCTACACCGAACGCGTCATGCTCGCCGTCCGCCTCCGCACCGGCCTACCCCTGGCCGACCTGGACCCGACCAGCGCCGCGGCTGCCGACCGAGTTATCGCCGACGGCCTGGCAACACGATCGGGTGATCGTCTCGTGCTCACCGATCGAGGCAGGCTCCTGGCCGACGGAGTGGTCCGTCAGCTGCTCGTCCCATAA